The Atribacterota bacterium DNA segment CCTTTCCCTCTTCTTTGTAGGATACCTCCCGGATGATGATATCCACCTTGTTGACGGTCATACCGGTTTTATTCTCAATGACCTTTTTCACTTCTTTCTGCACATTCCTGGCCACCTCAATCAGCGTCGAATCAATGTCGGCGACAATGGCAATCTCCAAACTCACGTTCTTTTCTTTGACTTCGACCTTTACCCCCTTGTTCAATTCTCTTTTTCCAATCAGCGTACTCAGTGATGCCGATGGCATACCAGCCATACCGGTTACCCCCGGTGTTTTCATAGTGGTGATGGCGGTCAACGTGGCAATGATATCCGGGGCAATGGTAATTTCTCCCAGGCTTTCTTCAGTTTCCGGCTGTGGTTCTTCCGGAGTGATTTCCTCTCTGCGTTCTTCGTCGTTCATAAATACACCCCCTTTTTCCCATTTTACCGCAAAACGGAAATAGATACCACGTTCACTCCCTGCCCCATTTTTCATTCTACCCGAGCTAATTTGAAGGAATATCTTTTTGGAAAGCCGGAACTCTTGCATCGTTTCGGGGGTTTTCCCTCAAGAATTCAAGTATAACGAAAAAGTACGGCCGGTTTATTAGAGGTAGAATCCAAAAATTGTACCCCGCTGAAATACGTTCGAGGTCAAGCGGAAAAAGGTAAACCGCTGAGTGACAGTTTGCGGGAATGACAGAAAAAAGGAATATCATCCCGCATGCCACCCCCTCCGTCATTCCCGCAAAAACCCCTTCCGTCATTCCCGCCTGCTTT contains these protein-coding regions:
- a CDS encoding Asp23/Gls24 family envelope stress response protein, whose translation is MNDEERREEITPEEPQPETEESLGEITIAPDIIATLTAITTMKTPGVTGMAGMPSASLSTLIGKRELNKGVKVEVKEKNVSLEIAIVADIDSTLIEVARNVQKEVKKVIENKTGMTVNKVDIIIREVSYKEEGKESTST